From one Lotus japonicus ecotype B-129 chromosome 3, LjGifu_v1.2 genomic stretch:
- the LOC130745577 gene encoding (-)-germacrene D synthase-like, with the protein MSVSAAAISLVTPTLNSSSDFSRRSANYHPSIWGDRFIQYIEEPTEVDETITNKIIVLKEEVRKMLVFVNEKAIKPLRESNLIDSIQRLGLCHHFENEIGEVLQHIHNNYVENGKITLDEDLHALALVFRLLRQQGYHISPDVFKKFKNEQGNFSETLVTDVEGMLSLYEASHLKIHGEEILDEALAFTSSNLEFITTKLSPSLVTKVSYSLKRPFHKNLPRLVAAHYISTYKEDPSHDATLLLFAKLDFNKLQKLHQKEVGVISKWWKGLDFATKLPFARNRIIEIYFWILGVYFEPKYSFARRLMTKMLSLTSAIDDIYDVFGTMEELQLFTEAIERWDISCMDFLPEYMKFCYKALLDVYEEMEQEMSKEGREFSVIYAKNEMKRVVQAYYAEAKWFNSNYTPTMEEYMGVAKVTSAYRMIATTSFVGMGSIATKQVFQWVTNDPKIVNASTIICRLMDDIVSNELEQKRGHVASAIECYMKQHGVSKEDAIKELSLQVTNAWKDINEELLDPTEVPKPLLMRVLNLSRVIDVLYKDSDGYTHSGESTKKIIEALLLNPI; encoded by the exons ATGTCTGTTTCAGCAGCAGCAATATCACTGGTTACTCCAACTCTTAATTCATCTTCTGATTTCTCTCGGCGTTCAGCAAATTATCATCCCAGCATTTGGGGAGATCGTTTTATTCAATATATTGAGGAGCCTACG GAAGTCGATGAAACTATCACGAACAAAATTATAGTACTAAAAGAAGAAGTGAGAAAGATGCTAGTGTTTGTGAATGAAAAGGCTATAAAACCCTTGAGAGAATCTAACTTGATTGATTCAATTCAACGACTGGGATTATGCCATCATTTTGAGAATGAGATAGGAGAAGTATTGCAACATATTCACAATAACTATGTTGAAAATGGTAAAATAACTCTCGATGAAGACCTACATGCTCTTGCTCTTGTCTTTAGGTTGCTGAGACAACAAGGATATCATATTTCACCCG ATGTGTTTAAGAAGTTCAAGAATGAGCAAGGGAACTTCAGTGAAACACTTGTTACTGACGTTGAGGGAATGCTTAGCTTGTACGAAGCTTCACATCTCAAGATTCATGGGGAAGAGATATTAGATGAAGCTCTTGCTTTCACTTCCTCAAACCTTGAGTTCATCACAACCAAATTGAGTCCCTCTCTTGTCACAAAAGTGAGTTATAGCTTAAAGCGTCCATTTCACAAGAACTTGCCTAGGCTAGTGGCAGCGCATTACATTTCGACGTATAAGGAAGACCCTTCCCATGATGCAACTCTACTATTATTTGCCAAATTGGATTTTAACAAGCTCCAAAAACTACATCAGAAGGAAGTTGGGGTTATATCAAA GTGGTGGAAAGGTTTGGATTTTGCAACCAAATTGCCCTTTGCCCGCAATAGGATAATAGAAATTTACTTCTGGATATTGGGAGTGTATTTCGAGCCCAAGTACTCGTTCGCTAGAAGGCTAATGACCAAGATGCTTTCTCTGACTTCAGCAATTGATGACATATATGATGTTTTTGGTACAATGGAAGAGTTACAACTTTTCACGGAAGCTATCGAAAG GTGGGATATAAGTTGCATGGATTTCCTACCAGAATACATGAAGTTTTGCTACAAAGCCCTCCTGGATGTTTATGAAGAAATGGAGCAGGAGATGTCCAAAGAAGGAAGAGAGTTTAGTGTAATCTATGCGAAAAATGAA ATGAAAAGGGTGGTCCAAGCCTACTATGCTGAAGCGAAATGGTTCAATAGCAATTATACACCAACAATGGAAGAGTATATGGGAGTTGCAAAGGTAACTTCCGCTTACCGTATGATTGCTACAACATCCTTCGTTGGGATGGGATCTATTGCTACAAAACAGGTCTTCCAATGGGTAACCAATGACCCTAAAATTGTTAATGCATCAACAATTATTTGCAGACTCATGGATGATATTGTTTCCAATGAG TTGGAGCAGAAGAGAGGGCATGTGGCCTCTGCTATTGAGTGCTACATGAAACAACATGGTGTCTCAAAAGAAGATGCCATTAAGGAGCTTTCACTACAAGTGACAAATGCTTGGAAGGATATCAATGAGGAACTCCTTGACCCTACTGAAGTTCCAAAGCCTCTACTTATGCGTGTTCTCAACTTGTCACGTGTAATTGATGTTCTTTACAAAGATTCAGATGGTTACACTCACTCTGGAGAATCAACAAAGAAAATTATTGAAGCTCTTCTCCTTAATCCAATATGA
- the LOC130744625 gene encoding uncharacterized protein LOC130744625 has translation MTIVYNRSEQCSISHVEEMIIAHEARLDRLRALQLQASAPAALLAHATAPPPSPVVSPSPATPTAPSSATVAPPLQVSAEVNYASSNVDSSSASDDRSRSGDSRGYGDRGGYNNSGGRGGRSNRGGRSSVQCQICHKFGHDASICYHRGNSSSSGSHSQPTMTSQADVSSLLGLFPQFGYTPFHGFHPFGSPAQFGVPFAGSSYGTGLPFQQGTMFASPGYGYTAPVPSGFGFGLFPRAPAQHPRAPQAMLASAPQAMVASAPSTLGSWFPDSGATHHVTHDASVLSDSMSVTGNDQVFMGNGQVLVNLPGIMVFSLSFILTIALLNLRTILGLSFVALLVKMAYTPLMACTPQPFLKGLSSASVPSTFSVTKSSPADVNSTVSTLNNVPNVPSHTSYELWHSRLGHPHHEALQSALSICKIPIPRKSKFSVCQACCVAKSHRLPSSSSTTVYTSPLELIFADLWGPASIESSAGYFYFLTCVDAFSRFTWIYPIKRKSDTCYVFLQFQAMAELKFGLKIKSVQTDGGT, from the exons ATGACGATTGTTTACAATCGTAGTGAGCAGTGTTCGATCTCGCATGTTGAGGAGATGATCATCGCGCATGAAGCGCGTTTGGATCGCTTGCGCGCACTTCAACTTCAAGCTTCTGCACCGGCAGCGCTCCTTGCTCATGCGACTGCACCACCGCCGTCGCCGGTGGTTTCTCCATCTCCGGCGACACCTACTGCACCGTCTTCGGCGACCGTCGCGCCTCCGTTACAGGTGAGCGCTGAAGTCAACTATGCTTCGAGCAACGTTGACTCCTCATCAGCATCTGATGATCGCAGTAGATCTGGCGATTCTCGCGGCTATGGTGATCGCGGTGGCTACAACAATTCTGGTGGACGTGGTGGCAGATCAAATCGTGGTGGTCGTAGCTCTGTTCAATGCCAGATTTGTCACAAATTTGGTCATGATGCTAGCATTTGCTATCATCGAggaaattcttcttcctctggttctcATAGTCAACCTACAATGACATCACAAGCTGATGTTTCCTCTCTTCTTGGCTTGTTTCCACAGTTTGGTTACACGCCTTTTCATGGATTCCATCCTTTTGGTTCTCCTGCACAGTTTGGTGTGCCTTTTGCTGGATCCAGCTATGGTACTGGTCTTCCTTTTCAACAAGGTACTATGTTTGCTTCTCCTGGCTATGGTTACACTGCTCCTGTACCTTCTGGTTTTGGATTTGGTTTATTTCCTCGAGCTCCAGCACAGCATCCTCGTGCACCTCAGGCTATGCTTGCTTCTGCACCACAGGCTATGGTAGCATCTGCCCCTTCCACTCTTGGCAGTTGGTTCCCTGACTCAGGAGCTACACATCATGTTACACATGATGCCTCAGTTCTTTCAGATAGCATGTCAGTTACTGGCAATGATCAAGTATTCATGGGTAATGGACAAG TGTTAGTAAATTTGCCAGGGATAATGGTGTTTTCTTTGAGTTTCATCCTTACCATTGCACTGTTAAATCTCAGGACAATTCTAGGACTCTCCTTCGTGGCTCTCTTGGTCAAGATGGCTTATACACCTTTGATGGCATGCACTCCTCAACCTTTCCTCAAgggactttcttctgcttctgttcCCTCTACCTTTTCAGTGACCAAGTCTTCTCCTGCTGATGTTAATTCTACAGTCTCTACTTTAAATAATGTACCTAATGTACCTAGCCACACATCATATGAATTGTGGCATTCTAGACTAGggcatcctcatcatgaggctctGCAATCTGCGCTTTCCATATGTAAAATACCAATACCGCGTAAATCAAAGTTTTCAGTTTGTCAAGCTTGTTGTGTTGCTAAGTCTCATAGATtaccttcctcttcttctacTACAGTTTATACTTCTCCCTTAGAATTAATATTTGCAGATTTATGGGGTCCTGCTTCCATTGAATCTTCTGctggttatttttattttcttacttgTGTTGATGCCTTCTCTAGGTTCACCTGGATTTATCCTATTAAGAGAAAATCTGATACCTGTTATGTGTTTCTTCAATTTCAAGCAATGGCTGAATTGAAATTTggtcttaaaataaaatcagttCAAACTGATGGTGGCACATAA
- the LOC130742448 gene encoding SUN domain-containing protein 3-like, translating into MPGDTVLKILMQKVQNLDINLSFLEQYMEVLNSRYVNIFKLYSKDIGEKDLLIRMIKEDIRSFLHQQEVMMKDVSELDSWKSHFSVQFDHIRRDNAILR; encoded by the exons ATGCCCGGGGATACTGTCCTCAAGATTCTGATGCAGAAAGTTCAGAATCTAGACATAAATTTATCTTTTTTAGAGCAGTATATGGAAGTCTTAAATTCTAGATATGTCAATATTTTCAAATTGTACAGCAAAGATATAGGAGAGAAAGATTTACTTATAAGGATGATCAAAGAAGACATTAGGAGTTTCCTTCACCAGCAGGAAGTTATG ATGAAAGATGTTAGTGAACTTGATTCTTGGAAGTCTCATTTTTCTGTGCAATTTGATCATATACGCAGGGACAATGCTATTTTGAGGTGA